A genomic segment from Candidatus Effluviviaceae Genus I sp. encodes:
- a CDS encoding OmpA family protein produces MFRLVFCILAAGLLVPATLHAAISCEDLGVGINVGVMQPIGCTHEYADAGLTLGLQVSKPINDRFWVALDYRHGETRNKPIEELFGEDGDRFSGWGEPDEFRTMWNTGSLSAIWNIMPEAKVRPFVSAGLGITWWQVEDWRDGKGTVPVGYDNDGKQGRLRGENLTGIVGAGVEFFAGERTAIGIGGRYSYLYKQKLDTCGLSSIEEYGFEGMDLNNTLLEGYVALTYYFGPGDCGKKAEPAPVDLSAIDTDGDGVPDLYDECPGTPPGTTVDERGCPKVTPPPPPPPPPPPPPVEIKPQLLAVTVNFALNSATLDGTARGKLDAMAAAMLADADLAVRVGGHACDLGGDEYNERLSQRRAVAVRDYLVAKGIAGSRITTVGLGETQPLMANTTEANRSQNRRAIIEPVR; encoded by the coding sequence ATGTTCCGATTGGTGTTCTGCATCCTCGCCGCGGGACTCCTCGTTCCCGCGACGCTGCACGCCGCAATCTCGTGCGAGGATCTCGGCGTGGGCATCAACGTCGGAGTGATGCAGCCCATCGGCTGCACGCACGAGTACGCCGACGCGGGGCTCACCCTCGGGCTTCAGGTGTCGAAGCCCATCAACGACAGGTTCTGGGTGGCCCTGGACTACCGGCACGGGGAGACCCGGAACAAGCCGATCGAGGAGCTCTTCGGCGAGGACGGCGACCGCTTCTCCGGCTGGGGCGAGCCGGACGAGTTCCGCACGATGTGGAACACGGGCTCCCTCTCCGCCATCTGGAACATCATGCCCGAGGCGAAGGTCCGCCCGTTCGTGAGCGCCGGACTCGGCATCACCTGGTGGCAGGTTGAGGACTGGCGCGACGGGAAGGGCACCGTCCCCGTCGGCTACGACAACGACGGCAAGCAGGGCAGGCTGCGCGGCGAGAACCTCACGGGCATCGTCGGCGCGGGCGTCGAGTTCTTCGCCGGCGAGCGCACCGCCATCGGCATCGGCGGCCGCTACAGCTACCTCTACAAGCAGAAGCTCGACACGTGCGGGCTCTCTTCGATCGAGGAGTACGGCTTCGAGGGCATGGACCTCAACAACACGCTGCTCGAAGGCTATGTCGCGCTGACCTACTACTTCGGCCCGGGCGACTGCGGCAAGAAGGCCGAGCCCGCCCCGGTCGACCTCAGCGCGATCGACACCGACGGCGACGGCGTGCCGGACCTCTACGACGAGTGCCCCGGCACCCCGCCCGGGACGACGGTGGACGAGCGCGGCTGCCCGAAGGTCACGCCTCCTCCGCCTCCTCCGCCTCCTCCGCCCCCGCCGCCCGTGGAGATCAAGCCGCAGCTGCTCGCGGTGACGGTCAACTTCGCGCTCAACAGCGCGACGCTCGACGGCACGGCCAGGGGGAAGCTGGACGCCATGGCCGCCGCGATGCTTGCTGACGCGGATCTCGCAGTGAGGGTCGGCGGGCACGCGTGCGACCTCGGCGGCGACGAGTACAACGAGCGGCTGTCGCAGCGCCGCGCCGTCGCCGTGAGAGACTACCTCGTCGCGAAGGGCATCGCCGGCTCGCGCATCACGACCGTCGGGCTGGGCGAGACCCAGCCTCTCATGGCGAACACGACCGAGGCGAACCGGTCGCAGAACAGACGGGCGATCATCGAGCCCGTGCGGTAG
- a CDS encoding cupin domain-containing protein, with protein sequence MLVKDVATTRPLTAADHSEIRELLHPERDPVALGYSLAHAFVKPGAATLPHALTHTEVYYIIEGQAVMHVGDESRSLRAGHAVCVPPGATQWIENAGKSGLAFLCIVSPPWTEECEVAVGPSSPAGRPRS encoded by the coding sequence ATGCTTGTCAAGGACGTCGCGACGACCAGGCCGCTGACGGCCGCCGACCACTCGGAGATCCGAGAGCTCCTCCACCCGGAGCGGGACCCCGTGGCGCTCGGGTACAGCCTCGCGCACGCGTTCGTGAAGCCCGGCGCGGCGACGCTCCCCCACGCGCTCACGCACACCGAGGTCTACTACATCATAGAGGGACAGGCGGTCATGCACGTGGGCGACGAGTCCCGATCGCTCCGCGCCGGGCACGCCGTCTGCGTCCCGCCCGGAGCGACGCAGTGGATCGAGAACGCCGGGAAGAGTGGGCTCGCGTTCCTCTGCATCGTGAGCCCACCGTGGACGGAGGAGTGCGAGGTGGCCGTCGGACCGTCGTCCCCGGCCGGCCGGCCTCGCTCGTGA